From uncultured Roseateles sp., the proteins below share one genomic window:
- a CDS encoding LysR family transcriptional regulator yields the protein MDTQFLHTFVAVVDHGSMAAAARLLNITPAAVAQQIRTLEREIGAPLIARAGRTVNVTEAGSRILQRARDVLRDVADLSTVANDDATAGELRLGAGTNALTGMLPDILARMVEKFPRIKVFIKPGYSPELYRSVEGGELDAAIVLQAPFALPKTCDWELLREEPLVVLAPAAMAGRDPHELLASEPLIRYDRSQWGGRQADQYLRSAGITPRERFELNALNAIAVMVDRGLGVSLVPDWARPWPEGLHLVRLPLPRPFEPRRIGIVWSRSTIRIRLVTAFLHESRVAMAAHVDTP from the coding sequence GTGGACACCCAATTCCTGCACACCTTCGTCGCCGTGGTCGATCACGGCTCCATGGCCGCGGCCGCGCGGCTGCTGAACATCACCCCGGCGGCGGTGGCGCAGCAGATCCGCACCCTGGAGCGGGAGATCGGTGCGCCGCTGATCGCCCGCGCCGGCCGCACCGTCAATGTCACGGAGGCCGGCTCGCGCATCCTGCAGCGGGCGCGCGATGTGCTGCGCGATGTCGCCGATCTGAGCACCGTCGCCAATGACGATGCCACCGCCGGCGAGCTGCGCCTGGGCGCCGGCACCAATGCGCTGACCGGCATGCTGCCCGACATCCTGGCGCGCATGGTCGAGAAGTTCCCGCGCATCAAGGTCTTCATCAAGCCTGGCTATTCGCCGGAGCTGTACCGCAGCGTCGAGGGCGGCGAGCTGGACGCCGCCATCGTGCTGCAGGCGCCGTTCGCCCTGCCCAAGACCTGCGACTGGGAGCTGCTGCGCGAGGAGCCGCTGGTGGTGCTGGCCCCGGCGGCGATGGCCGGGCGGGACCCTCACGAGCTGCTGGCCAGCGAGCCCTTGATTCGCTACGACCGCAGCCAGTGGGGCGGCCGCCAGGCCGACCAGTACTTGCGCTCGGCCGGCATCACGCCGCGCGAGCGCTTCGAGCTGAACGCGCTGAATGCCATCGCGGTGATGGTGGACCGCGGCCTCGGCGTGTCCCTGGTGCCCGACTGGGCGCGGCCCTGGCCCGAGGGCCTGCACCTGGTGCGCCTGCCGCTGCCCCGGCCGTTCGAGCCGCGGCGCATCGGCATCGTCTGGTCGCGTTCGACGATACGCATACGGCTGGTGACGGCGTTCCTGCATGAGAGCCGTGTGGCCATGGCGGCCCATGTGGATACGCCCTGA
- a CDS encoding alpha/beta fold hydrolase — translation MKDAVKPIPITPAPRPEATGPLSRRGLLRASTALLGGLGLAACGGSEDLLSVGTPPPPPAPPPPPSAPSASSITEFSFASPVLGGTRYYKVYLPAGYESSGLRYPVIYLLHGRGDNLSAWGRNKALLDELIAAGKMPAAIAVMPDAPSSSRGGYWVDSAYTKAELPGAKVETGIIGELLPHVDANFRTIQHRNARALAGYSMGGYGALRYALVYPELFCAAIVLSPAVYTPLPPAGSSTREFGAFGSVNTLFVDEIYRAKNYPALLAGFAAKNLPLRMFIAAGDDEYKNPDPAEAGNDIDLEAHLLFNRVSRVTGISAELRILDGDHDWVVWQPAFREGLSYIARSLRAPE, via the coding sequence ATGAAAGATGCCGTCAAACCCATCCCCATCACACCTGCCCCCCGCCCCGAGGCAACAGGCCCGCTGAGCCGCCGCGGCCTGCTGCGCGCCAGCACGGCGCTGCTCGGCGGCCTGGGCCTGGCAGCCTGCGGCGGCAGCGAGGACTTGCTGTCCGTCGGCACGCCGCCACCCCCGCCAGCACCTCCCCCACCGCCGTCGGCGCCGTCGGCCAGCAGCATCACCGAGTTCAGCTTTGCCTCGCCGGTGCTGGGCGGCACGCGCTACTACAAGGTCTATCTGCCGGCCGGCTACGAGAGCTCGGGCCTGCGCTATCCGGTGATCTATCTGCTGCATGGCCGGGGCGACAATCTGTCTGCCTGGGGCCGCAACAAGGCGCTGCTGGACGAGCTGATCGCCGCAGGCAAGATGCCCGCCGCCATTGCCGTCATGCCGGACGCCCCATCCAGCAGCCGGGGTGGCTATTGGGTGGACTCGGCCTATACCAAGGCCGAACTGCCCGGCGCCAAGGTCGAGACGGGCATCATCGGCGAGTTGCTGCCCCATGTGGACGCGAACTTTCGCACCATCCAGCACCGCAATGCCCGTGCGCTGGCCGGCTATTCGATGGGCGGCTATGGGGCGCTGCGCTATGCGCTGGTCTATCCGGAGCTGTTCTGCGCCGCCATCGTGCTGAGCCCGGCGGTCTACACGCCGCTGCCGCCGGCAGGCTCCAGCACGCGCGAGTTCGGCGCCTTCGGCAGCGTCAACACGCTGTTCGTGGACGAGATCTACCGGGCCAAGAACTATCCGGCCCTGCTGGCCGGCTTCGCGGCCAAGAACCTGCCGCTGCGCATGTTCATCGCCGCCGGTGATGACGAATACAAGAATCCCGACCCGGCCGAGGCGGGCAATGACATCGACCTGGAAGCCCATCTGCTGTTCAACCGCGTCTCGCGTGTGACGGGCATCAGCGCGGAGCTGCGCATCCTCGACGGTGACCATGACTGGGTGGTCTGGCAGCCCGCCTTCCGCGAGGGCCTGAGCTATATCGCCAGGAGCCTGCGTGCGCCCGAGTAG